The Pogoniulus pusillus isolate bPogPus1 chromosome 6, bPogPus1.pri, whole genome shotgun sequence genomic interval ctccaggctaaacaaccccagctccctcagcctctcctcatagggtttgtgttccaggcccttcaccagccttgttgcccttctcttttGCCAGCACTTCATGCTCAGCTCTTTTCAGTTAAATGGAAAATACACTTTTTATTAAATTTACAATTTGTTATTTCTCACTGAAGTGAAGAAGTATCACAGCTAAGAAATTTAGGTAAGTTTCAACAAGTGCCATAATGAAAGCAGGATCCAACTGGAAAGAAGTAATCCTACATGTTTCACTGAGaatttttgctgtttttcttcaATGTAACAAGCACCAACAAGGTACTGAAAGGAGCCACAGAAATTGCATCTGGTTCTGATATTGCATTTACAACCTGTTCACCAATTTCCACCTCTTCTTTTCTCAACCTTCTTTTTCAGCAGTATGCTACACCTCACTTATGGCCATCTGACTGGCAATTTTATCACAAAGAACAGAATTTTAGTCATTTCACATCTACTGAAGTGGATGACAAAAATATCTTCCATCCCTCATGACACCTTGAGCTGTAAGCAATACTACTGCATCATGCTATCATATTGCAACAGTAGTAATTCATCACAGCCATCATATACTGAATGTATAATTGCTTCAGATTTTTTATATGACTGTTGCTCTGAGGAACATTATTTCAGCATAATCAAATTAGTTTATGTCAGATATTTTCACTCAAAGTCCCCAGGCCTATAATTACAAGTAGTTGCAGAGAGAGGTGGATTATCTTCCAACAGTTATGTACCTGAAAACTCAAAAGTAGCATAACAAAAACAACTAACCTGTAGCAATGAGATAGCTATGAAGACACCTGCAACAATGTAGATGTTTTGAGGTAACCAAGCTTCAAGAGCAAGAATACATCCTTTGACAAAAATCTGATCATCCCATTCACTCTTGCTCTGAAAAAGAGAAAGTAAGAAGAATACCATTTTTCTGTTCAAGTTTATTGTAAGATCAATCACATGATATAACTAAATTCATGTCAATTATGTAGCAATGTTTTCAATCAGACTGCAGAACTACCTATACACACAGAGTGAATCAGGGTATGTCAGACACTGACGCATCCTCCCACCagttcatggaatcaaccaggttggaagagaccgccaagatcacccagtccaacctagcacccagccctagccagtcaactagaccatggcactaagtgcctcagccaggcttttcttgaacaccttcagagacagcaactccaccacctccctgggcagcccattccaatgccaatcactctctctggcaacaacttcctcctaatatcaagcctataccttcccagacacagcttgagactgtgtccccttgttctgttgctggttacctgggagaagagaccaacccccacctggctacagcctcccttcaggtagctgtagacagcaatgaggtcccccttgagcctcttcttctccaggctaaacacccccagctccctcaacctctcctcatagggtttgtgttccaggcccctcaccagctttattgccattctctggacatgttccagcacctcaacatctctcttgaattgaggagcccagaattagacacaggactcaaggtgaggcctggccagtgctgagtagagggtaagaataacctcccttgtcctactggccacactgttcctgatccaggccaggatgccattggctctcctggccacgtgggcacactgctggctcatgttcagcttactatctGCTACAATACTTTACAATTAGCAAATAATACAATTTAGGCTGTTAAAAGCAAAAATTGAGAAGTATATCCGAAATGCATGTCCTACCCCTTCTTCAAACacatctttccctttctctgtgcTTTTTTCCACCCTCCCACACTACAACTTTAAACAAAGGACAATCTTTAGCACATTCTAGTTGCAATATGACATAGCACAGTCTGTTAGTTCCCATAATTAAGCTGACATCTATCAGCAATTTCACAACTTTCTGCCTGTGCAAGCACTTAACTAGACAACCAGATCACAGCACCTTACCTTCTTTCTGATGTCATAGCCACATTGTGTATTCACAACCTTTTGCTGCAAAACAAAAGATATAACACACATCAAGTGGGTTCTACTCATATTTGTTCAATGGAAATTTGTGTCTTTTAGATACACAAACCAATCAAGACTGACAGAGACAAACATTTAAGAAGCATCTTTAATAAAATCAAAGCACTAAAAGAACACAAAAAACAGTAATAACAAAGcagagatatatatatacactagaAGGAAAAACATCTTTCAAACAGAAATCCCAGCTTCTTCCATTGCTTGTATTTCAACTAGTAAGGACTTTTTAACAAGTCTTAGCAACTGCACTGCCAGCATATTAGTAAGTCATCCACATCTAAGATCAGTTTCACATAGCACCTAAACACTGAGGTAAAAAAGGTACCAAGCTGATTTATTTATGCCTGTAGTGAAAAAATATGCCTCACAACTCCATCATTGAAGTGGTATAAAACTTGCTATCCTAATCAGAACAAATAACAGCTGCAAGCTACTTAAGCCCCCTCAATTGATACTTTGAAGTCTCACATACAACCCAGCTCCAAGATACAGAGTCCTGAAGACAAAACACTCCAGTGTCAAATCCCAAGTAGGAAGATCATAAGCACCTTCTAGATCACAACCACATACAATCCCATGGCAGTACTTACCTCCAAAGATGCCTTTCTCTGGATGAGACTTACAAAAACATATTATGTATCATAGAGTTACAGTCcatgagacttggacaggcagAAATgcaatgaaattcaacaagagcaagtgtaaagtcttgcatctggggaagaacaaGCCCTGGTGTCAGTATAGGtttgggactgacctgttggaaggcagtgaagaggaaaaggatctgggggtcctaagggatgggaggttgaccacaAGCGAGTAATGcactcttgtggccaggagggccaatgccattctgaagtgcattagaaaggctgtggttagGTCAAGAGAGATTCCCCtgaccctctactctgccctggtgaggacaTATCTGGAGCAGTGTGTCCCGTTCTGCCCCACcctgttcaagaaggacatggaactgtttaaaggagtccagagcagagccacaaagatgattacaGGAATGGAACATGTCTCTTATGAAGTAGACTGAGAGGTGAACTCATCCatgtttatgtatttatatagGGTGAGCActaagaggatggagccaggctcttcttcatGATGctgaatgacaggacaaggggcaatgggtggaggtTGAGGCATAGgcagtttcatgtaaacataaggaggatttttttcactgtgagggtgataacactgaaacagtctgcccaggggagttgtggagtattcttctggagatactcaaaatccacctaaatgcattcctgtgtgatttggcaTAGatctgcaagggggttggactagatgatcttctgaggtcccttccagcccctgacattctgtgatagtACAACTTCACACAATTACACTGTACACTATTAGGAGTAGATTAAATACTAACATTTAACACATATATATtgcaccagcaacagaaggtgCAGTGGAATATTACTGCAAAATTAGCATTCTGAGCACAGAACATTTCCCTGACAAAGGCTTTCTTGGCTGATTTCCAAGACAATGAAGTCTCATTATAACTTAGCAGTGGCTATCTGGTCTACATGAGGATTGCTGGTTTGATTTTGAGCTGTAACTACCCCCACTAGTACTGTAAAGTATTACATGTTAGGTCCTACCTCCATATTTGGGCTTCCACCAAAAGAGTCAAATTCCTAACATTTAGTAAACAGATCTAAGCCCTAAGTACCTAAAGCTTGACCAAACCAGTGGGACAAACATACTGCTTAGTGCTCTCAGGTCCTCACAAGCTAGATAAGAGACCACGAATTCAGGAACAAAACAAGCAcacacaagaaaagaaaaatcagccaTCACCCACTGCAGACTCAAGCCACAGGAAAACAGCCTGGTGGCAACATATTTTCAGATGCATAATAGGTTGCCACACTTAGACTCTAAAAAGGATGGAACAGAAATATAACAAGGCTTTGTCTGGTCATTAAGTAATTTTTGATCATCTAAAAGACATTTTAGAGCCCTAGTCCTCACACTTTATTCAGGAAGCACTTCCTTTCATAACTCTCCAACAACATCAGAACACAAAGCCAGGAAACAACTTACAGCAGGATCAGGTATACAACAGGAAAAAGGAACACCACACTTCTCTCGGCTTTTGCTTTCACTGCTGCAATTGAAGTATATGTTGAAGTCCCAGTCTTCTGGACCTTGGGCACCACAGCAATGGTTCtgcaacagaaacaaacactTAGTAACTGGGGGTATTTAGAGACCATTTATCCACTGAATGAACTCTTTGGAATGATATCTATTCATTATCTTCACTTTCTCCTTAGCTGTGCTGCAACCATCAGAGTACAAAACACATAATCAATATTTCAGCTCTGTGAAATCAAAAGAATACATTTGGCACGTGGCTTCTGAAAAGAAGTGTCATCAGGAGAAGCAAAATCATAAAAGCTACTTTAGACATGATTTCTAGATACAATCAGTGCAGATCTGTAAATGATGCAAGAAAACAGTTTATAGAAATGTTTTGCACTCCATTATTTCCAAGGCAGCCAAATTCAGAAAAAGtacaaaaatgtttctttaaatttgTGACTCCATCTTTAAATCTTCACAAGTTTTCCTCTGCATGTTTACTCTGAAAAGTAGACCCAAACATTTGTGAATATACTTCCTTGCTTGCAAATGATAATGTTTCCATATCTAATTTAATTCACTTTCTTGACCTAAACAGTGTAATGTAATTACCATAATTTCAGGTTGGGGAAAACTCAGCATTTCAAGGAACATTCAAGTTTCTGCAACTAATGAAAAAGCTAGTTTCCTACTAAGTTACACTTTGCACTTAACTGGCCTTAATATTTAAGGGCACAAATCTTTCTCTATAATTTGAGTACTTGAAATGCTGTATTGTCACATAGATCATCTTTGTACCTAGCgaagctccatcctcttggaaTATCTCTAGTATTTCTCCTCTACCCAGTACTGACTTCATGTTTTTGAAGACAGGCAAGTGGATTCATAAGTTATCAAGTTGTGACAGACATAAATGTGTACATACACAGTTTTCACAAGATATACAATTAAACAGAGCTGCATAGATTAGTCAGAATAAATaaccacaaagaaaaaaatatgtatgAAGTCACCTATGTATTTACCATGGAAACAGCAAGTAACATTCATCTCCTATTTTCTAGCCCTTCCTTCTCTCAAACATCTATATCTTTGtcaggaaaaaaccaaaccaacccaaaccagaaacaataaaacacaaaaccaaagcccCCTCAAcaatcctccccccccaaaaaaaaaaccaaaaagaacaACTAGATGTTAATCTACATCAATTGATGTTAATCAGTGATGAACAACAGATATTAATCTACATCAGTAATGTACAGGCTATGAAATAATTTACAGACCTGAAAAGTAATGAAGTCAGCCAGAATAAGGATAAGCCCATAAAAAAACTCTGGGTCCCAAGGCACACACTGAGAACAAAGCAAGTCAGTCTAATGCACAGGGCTCCTTGGAAGACTGGCTTCAGTGAGGCATTTGAAAGCACAGCTGCACCATGTTGTTCAACCTCTGCAGAACTACACACTGCAAACTTTCCCTCCATCTTCAGGACGTTGAGGAATGGATGAACAACAAAGCAATCCAGAGACTTTTCTTGTCTTTCCTTTTTCGGGTTTATTATCTTGTTAATCTGGGTCTTAGCAAGTTAAGTCTTGTTTTTCTCAAAAAGTACTTAACTGGAAATCAACTGTAAATCACAGCTTAGCATGGTAAGAGTGGCTGACTGCAGTGAAACCAGATACACAGAAAGAACAATTGACAACACTGAAATAATTACTGCTTTTGGTCGTGGTCAGCAGGATCCTTATCTTACAAAAGCATTCCTTTACTGCTGAAAACTAAAGCAAAACTCCACTTAAAGCCACCCTGGCGGCTTAGAGGATGTTTCCATAATGCACATTACTGGCAACTTACCTGTCATGTTCATTCACCTGTTATGCACAGCTAATCAAGctgcagaacagaatagaatttTCTATCAAACCAAGCTGCAAGATTTCTGCAGATGATCTTTTAAGAGATGGAAGTCATGAAAAATAACTTTCATGAAGAGGAAAAGATAATGTAACAGACAAACATTTTACCACCTCTTTAAGTGCTCACAGATATACTCCATTTCTCTCCTTTCAGCCACACACAAATAAATTAGAAAATTTGGAAGAGCTATCCACATTGGGTACTTCCTCAGCATGATTTCAAAAGCATTTTATTGAAGGAAAGCTGCCAGGTCCTTACTAGCACAGGCCTTGTCATTTGCTGGTGTACATCACTCTCTTCACATAACCGAAGAGGACCACAGGAGCTGTTGACTACTGTCTGGCTGGAGACCAGTTCTTCCCAGTTAACAAAAATGCTCTTTTGCTTCAAGATGAGGTCCATTTTGGAAGATAAAAGATGCTGTGATGCATCCATGTACAAGACTGGGATGTCTCCTAAAGGGTGTGCCATGGAACTGGTAGCCTCCAACTCCGAGATGAAGAAAGTTATTTTGCTTACTTCTCACTTGAACTGGTGCAGCATTGATCAGAAGAGGTAAACAAGTCAAGAAAGCCAAAAGACAGATGGATGCTTGGTAGAGCTTCTGCATTTGCAGTTAAAGCAGTGCTGTACATCAATACTTTGCTTCCCTCATGTATTCAATGTAGCAAGAGCACAACAGCACAACTGTATCATACCAGTATTAGCCACAGATTAAGATAAATtcaaaaccccccaaacttCCAGATCTGCATCTTCCCCTAgaatgcaggggaaaaaaaaagacaggatATGAACTTACTATTTTCTGTAGTGAATCAATGAGGTTCTGGATGTCAATATCATCCCGGTAGGACTTAATGTTATTCTCAAAGAATTCCTTGACCCTATCCCTCACCCAGTCCTGGAAGAGGAAAGCCAGAactgccactgccagctccagcaggaatATGAACACAATAGCTCCACAGAACtgtaaaaaaataagaaaataataatccagaggaaaaaaacaccaccacaacaaGTCCCAAATCAGAAAATACCCATTCATACTCCATATCCTATGCTGACTCCACCATAAAAGCAGAGAATTAGCTTGACATTCTCCCTCAGTATAGATATCATGAGAACAGTTTGTTCAACATGCAAACAATGCACACAAGCTCCCAAGAGGCAGTCACGTTTCTGTTGTGGTGACCTGAACTCAATGCCAAATGAGAATCACACCACAGTTGTTAATATTTTTGCTGCTGTGTGTAGTAAGTGAGAATTTGCAAGACATGAGGCCAAAGTAGTTTTGATGTTATTTCCTGTGGTGTTTCCAGCttgggggttttggtggtggtttttttttttggttggttgatttgctcttttttttgaTCCAGATTAATTGTTTCTACATCTAAAGCAAAGAAACCTCAGCATAAAAACAATCATTGAGGAGATTTCACAACAGTCAGCCAAATTTGTCCTTCAAACCTCCAAGAGTTTAAAAAGGATTTTGTTCTTCCTAAGCCACTACTATGTTCTCTCAGTAACTTGTAACTGATTAAATATATTCCAGATCATCACATTTGGTGTTATTACAAACACAGAGTTAGCTTCTGGTATGCATACTACAAGCAACATTGCTGTATAGCAGAATGaataaaaaaggcaagaaatgtTTCCCAGAAAGTGCAAAATACACACAGGGTTTGAACCTACGCTGCATTTAATGCCATTACTCATAGGGCTCATGAGGGGATGAAGTTCAATATAACAAAAGCAAATGCTACAAATTAATTCTATAGGTTTGCTATTAGTTCTTTAATCCATCACTCCCAGCTTTCACATGCACAAAAAATGATTCATATAATGAAGTTACTTACAAACTTCAGAAGGCAGATATTCTCTCTCAGCGCTCCAACGCAACCAGCAAATCCTAATGTAAACATCACTATTCCCACCACTAACACAAGCACCACTGGATCCAGACCATGAAGACCAGTCACCTTTGTCAGATCAGACAACACACCCTGAAAGAAAACACAGGATAACAGAGAACATGATCACTATAAGCATGTTTTTCATTTGATGTTCCTTCTGCACATTCTAATTTCTACACGATTCCAAATGAATTGGTTGCAAACCCTTGAGCTTGCCAACTGTAACCCATACTATCTTGTTAGAAAATGGTTCATGACTACACCAAATTTTATTTCACCTTAGCAGAGCAAGTATTAATGCAAATTTACAGCTACTCATGCTTTTAGTAAGTAAATCCATCACAGTCAGCTTCTCAGATTACATTCTTCTAGGTGCATTTGTCTAACAGGCTTCCACAAGATGGTGCCAAAAGCTCAGTATGAAACTAAATGAATATTCAGTGCCTAAGACCAAAGAATGAATGCTTTATATTCTCCTGAAGCCTATCAACTAGAAGAGCATTCCCTTTtactgtcttttctttttttagaaAAATTAATAAACCCATAAAGCTTTCCCAAACCTGGTATGTAGGTGGCAAAACAGGAGAGACATCCTAACTACAGAGCAGGCAATGGATGTCATTTCAAGGGAGAGGAATAaaatttggggtttgttttcaaaGGATGAAAATGTTCTCTCTCACCATGTCAGTTATACCCCTTTCTTAAGAAAGTTCATCCAAAATCTTGCAAGAACCCAAAAAGATTCCCTTTTCATCCCAGATAAAAGTCAATTTTCCTTGTGTAGACCTTTTAAATTTTATGCAATTCAATTTTTACATGACCTTTCAGAACTACAAAAGCAGTTATAAGGCCATAAGGATAGGCCAATTAGATACACCAGATGAAGAGACTGGATTTGACTCAAACAGGTATTGCAAATCAGGCTGAGCAACATTTTTACATACAGTACTTCCAACCTTTCTCACAAACCATAAGTACTTCACGTTGCACTAAGAGATAAGATGTTCAAAATTCTTGCACCACCTGTAGTTGGTTGTACTGCTTGTACTTCCCCTTATTCACCAAGATGTTTATCTGTGAACAGACAGATCCATAGTGGCACCATGGCTAAAGAATAATACTAGCATGCAAGACTATCCACAGAGCACAGAAAACAGCCATGATGAAAAACAGAGATTTCATGAGCCTTTCAGAAGTTCAAAGCCACAGGAAAAGCTCTGAAGCACTGCTGTGcaagacaggacaaagggcagaaaTAGCTAAGACAAAACTTAAGAAAGAGTCTGTGTTTGCCTTTTAGTAACTTGGGAGTGTTGTGCACCA includes:
- the TSPAN14 gene encoding tetraspanin-14 isoform X2, which translates into the protein MHYYRYSNAEVSCWYKYLLFSYNIVFWLAGVAFLAAGLWAWSEKGVLSDLTKVTGLHGLDPVVLVLVVGIVMFTLGFAGCVGALRENICLLKFFCGAIVFIFLLELAVAVLAFLFQDWVRDRVKEFFENNIKSYRDDIDIQNLIDSLQKINHCCGAQGPEDWDFNIYFNCSSESKSREKCGVPFSCCIPDPAQKVVNTQCGYDIRKKSKSEWDDQIFVKGCILALEAWLPQNIYIVAGVFIAISLLQHLGTYYMECS
- the TSPAN14 gene encoding tetraspanin-14 isoform X1; the encoded protein is MHYYRYSNAEVSCWYKYLLFSYNIVFWLAGVAFLAAGLWAWSEKGVLSDLTKVTGLHGLDPVVLVLVVGIVMFTLGFAGCVGALRENICLLKFFCGAIVFIFLLELAVAVLAFLFQDWVRDRVKEFFENNIKSYRDDIDIQNLIDSLQKINHCCGAQGPEDWDFNIYFNCSSESKSREKCGVPFSCCIPDPAQKVVNTQCGYDIRKKSKSEWDDQIFVKGCILALEAWLPQNIYIVAGVFIAISLLQIFGIFLARTLISDIEAVKAGNAF